Proteins from a single region of Argiope bruennichi chromosome 6, qqArgBrue1.1, whole genome shotgun sequence:
- the LOC129972347 gene encoding bis(5'-nucleosyl)-tetraphosphatase PrpE [asymmetrical]-like produces the protein MMEFLNFGIITFVLLESIIPIVLTKVFDDEACQPKTPERHFKPKQPIMTLEKELLDQFNEIIVIGDQHGCYDEQQLLINRYNLNDTVLKIFTGDITTKGPKNLEVLRYIKNCKSCITVRGNNDEKTLQEIWMKEVKHNFTYDRFGEWMNDLTEDEIKWLKQLPYSLYLPSLNARVCHGGFLPGGVPIEDNRPYTIMNIRTVITDPSCPGGWRPTREEFLHLHNDPSFPWASQWRGPEHIFFGHDHKRQLQLYPFATGVDTACVRGHYMTGIFIKGPRKGTFATQPALAQYYRGKV, from the coding sequence ATGATGGAATTCCTGAATTTCGGAATCATAACTTTTGTGCTTCTTGAAAGTATAATCCCTATTGTCTTAACCAAGGTTTTTGATGATGAGGCCTGCCAACCGAAGACTCCAGAACGTCATTTCAAGCCTAAACAACCTATAATGACGTTGGAAAAAGAATTATTGGACCAGTTTAATGAAATCATTGTAATTGGTGATCAACATGGATGTTACGACGAACAGCAGCTATTAATAAACAGATACAATCTCAATgatacagttttgaaaatattcacgGGTGATATTACCACGAAAGGTCCTAAAAACCTTGAAGTTCTGCGGTACATTAAGAACTGCAAATCTTGCATCACTGTCAGAGGTAATAACGACGAAAAAACTCTACAGGAAATTTGGATGAAAGAAGTTAAACATAATTTCACTTATGACCGATTTGGTGAATGGATGAACGACTTGACAGAGGATGAAATTAAATGGTTGAAACAGCTTCCATATTCGCTTTATCTGCCAAGTTTGAATGCCAGAGTGTGTCACGGGGGATTCTTACCAGGTGGAGTACCTATTGAAGACAACAGACCTTATACAATTATGAACATCAGAACGGTTATTACTGACCCGAGTTGTCCAGGTGGATGGAGACCAACTCGAGAAGAGTTCCTCCATTTGCATAACGATCCATCGTTTCCGTGGGCTTCGCAATGGCGTGGAccagaacatattttttttggaCATGATCATAAAAGGCAACTACAGTTGTATCCCTTCGCAACTGGTGTGGATACAGCCTGTGTTAGAGGACATTACATGACAGGAATTTTTATCAAAGGCCCGAGAAAAGGAACTTTCGCTACTCAACCAGCTTTGGCTCAATATTATAGAGGGAAAGTTTAG